The following coding sequences lie in one Rothia sp. SD9660Na genomic window:
- a CDS encoding Fic family protein, with translation MRERQGIITANTARDICSTIRDIDTRVRHGDGVYIGNPVTRRRIYTPPQGAGVISEKLRNWEEFVNSAGSFDPLVKVELAHYQFEAIHPFDDGNGRTGRILNVLMLVSSGLLSEPILYISQSIITQKNDYYRLLNAVTSEGAWEDWTLYMVEAMRLTAVSTLQKIKQIQALQEQVKESIGSQMPVGVVDLLFEQPYCRIKDVVGRCSVTRQTATKYLGELVSAGVLREEKIGREKLFVNEGLMDILKSDVVKG, from the coding sequence ATGCGGGAACGTCAGGGCATTATCACTGCTAATACTGCCCGAGATATTTGTAGCACCATCCGCGATATTGATACTCGGGTCAGACACGGGGACGGTGTGTATATCGGTAACCCGGTAACTCGCCGTCGTATCTATACCCCGCCCCAGGGCGCTGGAGTGATTTCTGAGAAACTGCGCAACTGGGAAGAGTTTGTGAATTCTGCTGGTAGTTTTGACCCACTGGTGAAGGTTGAGCTTGCCCATTACCAGTTTGAGGCTATCCATCCTTTCGACGACGGTAACGGGCGTACCGGGCGAATTCTGAACGTGCTGATGCTGGTATCTTCCGGGCTTTTGAGCGAACCTATTCTTTATATTTCTCAGAGCATCATTACCCAGAAGAATGACTACTACCGCCTCTTGAACGCGGTGACCTCTGAGGGGGCCTGGGAAGACTGGACGCTCTACATGGTTGAAGCCATGCGGTTAACGGCGGTGAGTACTCTGCAGAAGATTAAGCAGATTCAGGCATTGCAGGAACAGGTAAAAGAATCTATTGGCTCTCAGATGCCGGTAGGTGTAGTAGATCTTCTTTTTGAGCAGCCCTACTGCCGTATTAAGGACGTGGTGGGCCGCTGCTCGGTGACCCGCCAGACCGCAACCAAATACCTGGGGGAGCTCGTCTCAGCCGGGGTGCTGCGGGAAGAAAAAATTGGTAGGGAAAAGCTCTTTGTGAATGAGGGGCTGATGGATATTTTGAAGAGTGACGTAGTGAAAGGGTAG
- a CDS encoding PLP-dependent aminotransferase family protein codes for MSKIAALLAEANPAEARIMRHFADRAAGFRPSAVRDVFEVAMRPGIISLAGGNPDLDLLPLDRLGAMSARIIEEEGLEVLQYGSGAGLEALAELVCDFMESEGARPAVDDIQMTAGSQMGLDLATKLFVNPGDVILAEGPTYTGALGVFEGYQADVRQVALDADGLDPAAVARAIEEIRAEGKQVKFLYTIPNFQNPTGISLSDERRAELVHICREADVLIVEDNPYGQLSFTGERRRSLYSLDPENVLYLGSFSKVFSPGVRVGWMVAPFRVRKFLQIAGEAVTICPSVLSQRLVLGFMSEGLWESHTRATAALYEARCKAVLDACEKYMPEGTTWTVPEGGFFTWLTLPAGGKYEDATDALAPAIEAGVVFIPGSAFYEPVVGSDGVSRNPGANQLRIAFSAIEPDALTEGVRRLAEVLKG; via the coding sequence ATGAGCAAGATTGCAGCCCTACTAGCTGAAGCTAACCCTGCCGAAGCCCGCATTATGCGCCACTTCGCTGACCGCGCCGCCGGGTTCCGCCCGTCCGCTGTGCGCGATGTCTTCGAGGTAGCCATGCGCCCCGGCATTATCTCCCTGGCAGGCGGCAACCCTGACCTCGACCTGCTGCCCCTTGACCGACTCGGGGCCATGAGCGCCCGCATCATCGAAGAAGAGGGCCTGGAAGTCCTGCAGTACGGCTCAGGTGCCGGCCTTGAAGCCCTGGCCGAACTGGTCTGCGACTTCATGGAATCTGAGGGTGCCCGCCCGGCGGTCGATGACATTCAGATGACCGCGGGCTCCCAGATGGGCCTGGACCTCGCCACCAAACTCTTCGTCAACCCCGGCGACGTAATCCTGGCGGAGGGCCCCACCTACACCGGCGCCCTGGGCGTCTTTGAGGGCTACCAGGCGGACGTCCGCCAGGTAGCCCTGGACGCGGACGGCCTCGACCCCGCCGCCGTCGCCCGGGCCATTGAAGAGATCCGGGCCGAAGGTAAGCAGGTTAAGTTCCTCTACACCATCCCTAACTTCCAGAACCCCACCGGTATTTCCCTGTCGGACGAGCGCCGCGCCGAGCTGGTGCATATCTGCCGTGAAGCTGACGTGCTGATCGTTGAGGATAACCCCTACGGCCAGCTCTCCTTCACCGGGGAACGCCGCCGCTCCCTCTATTCTCTGGACCCTGAGAACGTGCTCTACCTGGGCTCCTTCTCTAAGGTCTTCTCACCCGGTGTGCGTGTGGGCTGGATGGTCGCCCCCTTCCGTGTGCGTAAGTTCCTGCAGATCGCGGGTGAGGCGGTGACGATTTGCCCGTCGGTGCTGTCGCAGCGCCTGGTGCTGGGTTTCATGAGCGAGGGCCTGTGGGAGTCTCATACTCGCGCCACCGCTGCCCTCTACGAGGCCCGCTGCAAGGCCGTGCTGGACGCCTGCGAAAAGTACATGCCCGAGGGAACCACCTGGACGGTACCCGAGGGCGGCTTCTTCACCTGGCTAACTCTGCCCGCCGGCGGTAAGTACGAGGACGCGACGGACGCCCTCGCCCCCGCCATCGAGGCCGGCGTGGTCTTCATTCCCGGCTCGGCTTTCTATGAGCCGGTGGTTGGTTCAGATGGTGTTTCGCGGAACCCCGGCGCTAACCAGCTACGTATCGCCTTCTCAGCGATTGAGCCGGACGCCCTGACCGAGGGTGTGCGGAGACTTGCTGAGGTTCTGAAGGGCTAG
- the speB gene encoding agmatinase, whose translation MATGADGVERVGPVNAAEVPRWAGLATFARLPRLDQVEKADIVVAGMPWDSGVSYRPGARFGSNHVRESSRLLRPFNPAANISPFKEAQVADAGDIIGNPFNIEEALAMFEAGAHELTKDGARLVTIGGDHTVALANLRNLAKKHGKVALLHFDAHLDTWDTYFGAEYTHGTPFRRAFEEDLLDTDALCHVGTRGPLYGTEDLEDDARFGFGIVTSADVYYLGVQKVVELLRERIGDKPLYVSIDIDVLDPAHAPGTGTPEAGGITSRELLEILRGLRGLNLVGSEVVEVSPAYDHAELTGIAAAHTVYELISLHAAGVGAEPTSPASGVADITYGGKE comes from the coding sequence ATCGCCACCGGAGCCGACGGCGTCGAACGCGTCGGCCCCGTCAACGCCGCCGAAGTGCCTCGCTGGGCTGGCCTTGCTACCTTCGCCCGCCTGCCCCGCCTGGACCAGGTCGAGAAAGCCGACATCGTCGTAGCCGGTATGCCCTGGGACTCCGGCGTCTCCTACCGCCCCGGCGCCCGCTTTGGCTCCAACCACGTGCGCGAATCCTCCCGCCTGCTGCGCCCCTTCAACCCGGCTGCCAACATCTCCCCCTTCAAGGAAGCCCAGGTGGCCGACGCCGGTGACATCATCGGCAACCCCTTCAACATCGAAGAAGCCCTTGCCATGTTTGAGGCAGGAGCCCACGAACTGACCAAGGACGGCGCCCGCCTGGTCACCATCGGCGGCGACCACACCGTAGCGCTCGCCAACCTGCGCAACCTGGCCAAGAAGCACGGCAAAGTCGCCCTGCTGCACTTCGACGCCCACCTGGATACCTGGGATACCTACTTCGGTGCCGAATACACCCACGGCACCCCCTTCCGCCGCGCCTTCGAAGAAGACCTGCTCGACACCGACGCCCTCTGCCACGTAGGCACCCGCGGCCCCCTCTACGGCACCGAAGACCTTGAGGACGACGCCCGCTTCGGCTTTGGCATCGTCACCAGCGCGGACGTCTACTACCTGGGTGTGCAGAAAGTCGTTGAGCTGCTGCGGGAGCGCATTGGCGATAAGCCCCTCTATGTCTCCATCGACATTGACGTGCTCGACCCCGCCCACGCCCCCGGCACCGGTACCCCCGAAGCTGGTGGCATCACCTCCCGTGAGCTGCTGGAAATCCTGCGCGGTCTGCGCGGGCTCAACCTGGTGGGCTCCGAGGTGGTGGAGGTGTCCCCGGCCTACGACCACGCCGAACTGACCGGCATCGCCGCCGCCCACACCGTCTACGAACTCATCTCCCTGCACGCCGCCGGGGTAGGTGCTGAGCCGACCTCACCGGCGTCCGGCGTCGCCGATATTACCTACGGTGGCAAGGAGTAA
- a CDS encoding aldose 1-epimerase family protein produces the protein MSTSTQNQPQGAAVTLKHSGYQATITEVGANLSSLTSPKGRQLVLPAPPHKIREAARGALLAPWPNRIAEGRYTWKGAEYQLPINEPTLRNAIHGLADWTRWELNQAINTPDSSSVTANLHLVPQPGYPFPLKLTATYTLTAQGLTTTFTALNTGETTAPYALGAHPYLMAGTEQETPGAVDSWNLTAPVSTYLKVNESMIPTQELPLTEDLNLADTIPLKGINLDHAFGGIQKTAGEAHIILTAPNGEATRLTIGDGIEWLQFYTDGTQRRALAAEPMTAPANAFNSGTDLIELEPHQSHTSWWRIQED, from the coding sequence ATGTCCACCTCCACCCAGAACCAGCCACAGGGAGCCGCAGTCACCCTCAAACACTCCGGCTACCAAGCAACAATCACCGAAGTCGGTGCCAACCTCTCATCGCTCACCTCCCCCAAAGGGCGACAGCTCGTGCTCCCCGCCCCGCCACACAAAATACGAGAAGCCGCCCGAGGCGCCCTCCTCGCCCCCTGGCCCAACCGCATAGCAGAAGGCCGATACACCTGGAAGGGCGCCGAGTACCAGCTGCCCATCAATGAACCCACCCTTAGAAATGCAATCCACGGACTCGCTGACTGGACCCGCTGGGAACTCAACCAAGCAATTAACACCCCCGACTCATCATCAGTCACTGCCAATCTCCACCTAGTACCCCAACCCGGCTACCCCTTCCCCCTCAAACTCACCGCAACCTACACCCTCACCGCCCAAGGGCTCACCACAACCTTCACTGCACTCAACACTGGAGAAACAACAGCCCCCTACGCCCTCGGCGCACACCCCTACCTCATGGCAGGCACAGAACAGGAAACCCCCGGCGCAGTCGACTCATGGAACCTCACTGCTCCTGTCTCTACCTACCTCAAGGTCAACGAATCCATGATTCCCACCCAGGAACTCCCCCTCACCGAAGACCTCAATCTCGCAGACACAATCCCCCTCAAGGGCATAAATCTCGACCACGCCTTCGGAGGAATCCAAAAAACTGCTGGAGAAGCACACATTATCCTCACCGCTCCCAACGGTGAAGCCACCCGACTAACAATCGGAGACGGTATCGAATGGTTGCAGTTCTATACAGACGGAACTCAGCGGCGAGCCCTTGCTGCTGAACCCATGACAGCCCCCGCAAACGCCTTCAACAGCGGCACAGACCTCATTGAACTAGAACCACACCAAAGCCACACCAGCTGGTGGCGAATCCAAGAAGACTAG
- the galK gene encoding galactokinase: protein MTAIWKNTVPAQTLRKNVEDRFYTSFGEAPYGVYSAPGRVNLLGEHIDYCGGTVLPFALPQRTYVAMAPRQDGKITAVTAQGDAGSTAPDDNTETVQFAEVGTQPLSGWLSYVAGVPWAMQQQKQGDFAGFSPEGFGANIAIDSSVPLGAGLSSSAALECAVALGVDDLLTVQQPTRELLASTDQGRAALASACIQAENDIAGASTGGMDQSISLRAEEGSVLAIDCRDFSTSPLTIDVASANLSVLVIDTRAYHNLSDGQYAARRAATEVAREALGVNHLRDAFQGTPTLKEAQELIEQWDNNVDSYNLPDGTDRAVIRDALHHVWTEIARVEECIALFDNVNSPADDVWEKLGELLNASHDSLRDQYRVSCPELDTAVNAAREAGALGARMTGGGFGGSAIALVPTENLENLAEAVAEAFDREGFNPPEFLVATPSRSAEKE, encoded by the coding sequence ATGACTGCTATCTGGAAGAACACCGTACCTGCACAGACACTCCGCAAGAACGTCGAAGACCGCTTCTATACTTCCTTTGGGGAAGCCCCTTACGGAGTGTACTCAGCCCCTGGGCGCGTCAACCTTCTGGGCGAACACATCGACTACTGCGGTGGCACCGTCCTTCCCTTCGCCCTCCCCCAACGCACCTACGTAGCAATGGCCCCCCGCCAAGACGGAAAAATTACGGCAGTCACCGCTCAGGGTGATGCCGGTTCAACCGCCCCTGATGACAATACTGAAACCGTTCAGTTTGCTGAGGTGGGCACCCAGCCCCTCTCCGGCTGGCTCTCCTACGTTGCAGGTGTTCCCTGGGCTATGCAACAGCAAAAGCAGGGCGATTTTGCTGGTTTCTCGCCGGAAGGGTTCGGCGCCAACATCGCCATCGACTCTTCCGTCCCCCTGGGTGCAGGACTCTCATCATCAGCTGCCCTAGAGTGCGCTGTAGCTCTCGGCGTTGACGACCTGCTAACCGTCCAACAGCCCACTAGAGAACTCCTCGCCAGCACCGACCAGGGACGTGCCGCGCTGGCCTCAGCCTGTATCCAAGCCGAAAACGACATCGCAGGGGCCTCAACAGGTGGCATGGACCAGTCAATTTCCCTCCGTGCAGAAGAAGGCTCCGTCCTCGCCATCGACTGCCGCGACTTCTCCACCAGCCCTCTTACCATCGACGTCGCCTCAGCCAACCTCTCCGTACTCGTGATAGACACCCGAGCGTACCACAACCTCTCCGACGGGCAATACGCCGCCCGACGGGCAGCAACCGAGGTTGCCCGCGAAGCCCTGGGCGTGAACCACCTCCGAGACGCTTTCCAAGGAACCCCCACCCTCAAAGAAGCCCAAGAACTCATCGAACAGTGGGATAACAACGTAGACTCCTACAACCTGCCCGACGGAACAGACCGGGCAGTAATCCGCGATGCCCTACACCACGTCTGGACCGAAATTGCCCGTGTTGAAGAATGTATCGCCCTCTTCGACAACGTAAACTCACCAGCCGATGACGTATGGGAAAAGCTCGGTGAACTCCTCAATGCTTCCCACGACTCCCTCCGCGACCAGTACCGAGTCTCATGCCCCGAACTAGACACCGCGGTTAACGCCGCCCGCGAAGCAGGAGCACTAGGAGCCCGCATGACAGGAGGTGGCTTCGGTGGCTCTGCTATTGCACTGGTTCCTACTGAAAACCTGGAGAACCTCGCTGAAGCAGTTGCAGAAGCATTCGACCGTGAAGGCTTCAACCCCCCAGAGTTCTTGGTAGCCACCCCCTCCCGATCCGCGGAGAAGGAGTAA
- the galT gene encoding galactose-1-phosphate uridylyltransferase — translation MTNVKVTKGTLADGREIIFFDDSEPYVSDRKTRTIRDTRPLEPRTLPPHEAACVRTDPLTGESIAIAAHRNNRTFLPPADEDPLAPAGVGTVPGEIPEESYDVVVFENRFPSLQGPLETLRDEPLFKETTPGGRCEVISFTSDQYGSFGSLSYERARTVVEAWTHRTKELSALDGVVQVFPFENRGEEIGVTLPHPHGQIYAYPYMPSYTASVARRADAWASETGGDLLGDVLAAELAAEERIIRKTDSFVAYVPYAAKWPVELMVMPKRPVRDFTELTEAEKDELTELYLDLLHRLDKFFEGVDKLPYISAWHQAPIIGGKNVSRMYLRVFSLLRAPGKMKYLAGSESAMAAWVSDTTPERIATRFKELASDA, via the coding sequence ATGACTAACGTAAAAGTTACTAAAGGAACCCTCGCAGACGGGCGAGAAATCATCTTCTTCGATGACTCTGAACCCTACGTCTCAGACCGGAAAACCCGAACCATCCGCGATACCCGCCCCCTGGAACCTCGCACTCTGCCTCCCCACGAAGCTGCCTGCGTGCGTACCGACCCTCTGACCGGCGAATCAATTGCTATCGCTGCTCACCGCAACAACCGAACCTTCCTGCCGCCTGCTGATGAGGACCCCCTAGCGCCTGCTGGCGTAGGAACCGTACCCGGTGAAATCCCGGAAGAATCCTACGACGTTGTTGTCTTTGAAAACCGTTTCCCTTCATTGCAAGGGCCGCTAGAGACCCTCCGAGATGAGCCCCTTTTCAAGGAGACCACACCAGGCGGCCGTTGCGAGGTTATCAGCTTCACCTCAGACCAGTACGGTTCTTTTGGCTCCCTCAGCTATGAACGGGCGCGCACCGTTGTAGAAGCTTGGACCCACCGCACCAAGGAGCTCTCAGCCCTCGACGGAGTCGTACAGGTCTTTCCCTTCGAAAACCGTGGAGAAGAAATTGGTGTAACCCTGCCCCACCCCCACGGTCAGATCTATGCCTACCCCTACATGCCGTCCTATACAGCTTCTGTTGCACGGCGAGCAGACGCATGGGCATCAGAAACCGGTGGAGACCTCCTGGGAGATGTTCTCGCTGCAGAACTTGCAGCAGAAGAACGAATCATTAGGAAAACCGACTCCTTTGTGGCGTATGTACCGTATGCCGCCAAGTGGCCTGTAGAACTTATGGTCATGCCTAAACGCCCGGTTCGTGACTTCACAGAACTTACCGAAGCAGAAAAAGACGAACTCACCGAGCTGTACCTAGACCTGTTGCATCGACTCGACAAATTCTTCGAAGGGGTAGACAAACTCCCCTACATCTCAGCCTGGCACCAGGCCCCTATCATCGGCGGAAAAAACGTCTCACGCATGTACCTCCGCGTTTTCTCCCTCCTGCGCGCCCCCGGAAAGATGAAATACCTGGCTGGCTCAGAATCCGCTATGGCCGCGTGGGTATCTGACACCACACCCGAGCGTATCGCCACCCGATTCAAAGAACTCGCTTCTGACGCATAA